The Mercurialis annua linkage group LG7, ddMerAnnu1.2, whole genome shotgun sequence genome includes the window atagtAAAAAAGATCCAccaattataattttagaacACAGAAATGCCTAATATTTGATTTATCAGTACACcgagtatatttttttttttaaaaaaagacatGTCACGCCACTTGAActtaaagtttttattttcatatcaaTGAATCGAGTTGGATGCCTTGACTCGAAAAAAGCTCAACTCAACTTGATACGTAGTCCAAATAAACCGAACTGGATCGAACTCCAATTTATCTTCATTTAGATGTTAAACGAGCCGATCTCGGACTCTATCTATATCTTGTTCATTTAAGCGCTAAATTATATGAACTCGAGTTCGACTCGATAGCACCTATACAAACAAACACAAGGTGAGTCCGAGCTCAGTTCATGTCTTGTTCATTTAAGTATCACTGCTCGTTTAGCACATAAACGACGAGTTGAGACCGAGCCAaacataaacattaaaaatataaatgaaattgTTGCAAGCAAGCAGTAAAAAACTAAATGCTAACATCAGCATCTGAATCATTCTCATAATTATGAGCATTTTGTAAAGAGTAAAGACAATAACCACACAGCCTAAAGATTGAACTCGTGTACACGCAACAAAGACAAACAAAAATGACTTGCTATATAAGAGTCATGACTTTGCATATTGTTTCCTACTGTCTTCTGCCTTCTCAAGTTTTCAAAACAAGGTTTATGAAAACTACCATGTGACAGTTGTAGACGGTGGCGGATCCAGAATTTTTTTCAGCCCAGGTTTAACTTCTAGTTTACTTTTGACCTCCCGGCTGCCCGGGCTTAGCCTCCCTCTAACCCTGAGATCACAACAAATCCTacctctatttttttaaaatttccaacGTCAGCCTAGACTGAAGCTTGCCCTAACCTTAGGGTAGTTCCGTCCCTGTTGTAGTGTATTAACACTGTCAGCAAAATCGAGTTCTCTAAATTAAATAGTGCAATTTACATGTAATCATAGTAcataattatgataaatttactaataaagAAGCTTCAACCtgagaaataaatttttctcaTCACTAAGAACAGATACCACAGTATTTTTTGTCTCTACAAGTGTTGGCTTAGAGTAAACTTACCCCAAGGTTTGTTTGGAACTGCAAGGCTGACATGAAGAAGGCTTTGTTTGCTTTTGTTGTTAAGTCTTCCATACCCGAATGGTGCCATCAACTGAGGCCGTTATCATACAGTTGTCCTTTGGGTGGTAACTCACACTTGTAACCTGCCAAAACGACCAGCAAAGATGACACACATAATCAAGACTCAAGTATAACATTAACCTCCTGTAGAATAATTATCCGAAAAGCAAGTGGGTGATGCAAAGCAagctttaaaatattataatggAACATAATAAAGCTAATACAAAAAGTTCTATAAGATGGTAGCAAGAATCCTGTCAACACTCAAAGATATGAGCTAGAAAAGAAGACATGGAATTTAAAAGGCAAAAATGATGAGTGATGATAGCATTATAATGCAGACGATCGACTTCAAATTCATTGAcatacaaaaccaaaatttgTTGCTTTTAGATTGCATCTCACGCTTCTCAGCTATTGGAAACATTTTGCTCATGCACCCAGCCAAACACACAATAAGTAAATTTCTTTTTATCAAACCAAAATAAAGAGCATAGGGACGTCTTCCAGCAGAGTGATGATCTTGGTTGCAATGTGCAACATATGACCAATAGCGGGTAATACAAGGCAAGCATTGAAGGAAGATTGACATGATAAAGCTAAAGACAGGATGTTCTATAAGAGAAACAACCAAGATTTCACCATAACTCAAGATCTAAGCTAGAATTGAGGATACAGAATATGGAAGCAAACATGACGACAACATAATTATAAGgcagacaattttttttttttttgacatagaTAGGGTTCCGACTACTAGAGTCTCGCTTTTTTAGATATTAGTTACAGAGTCAGggtttgaacccacgacctccGATCCGAATGTACTTGGAGAAGCCATAACCATCTAGGCTAGGCCCACATTGGCAAGGCAGACAATTGACATCAAACAAATTAGCATATAAACCTAAAATTGTGGCTTTTGGATTCCATCTCAACTGTTGAATTTTACTTTATGCACATGGACCTACATACACACAATATTAAACCAGTTCGAAAAAACTAAAGTGTTTATAAGAACTTCAACCACCCACTCTAGGTGTCATCATTTCAATGTCCATCAAATGTATCAGTATATGCATGCTAGCCAACTCAGTTAACATCATTGAAAATGACAGCTCATAGagcatttaatcaaatcatttatttttgaaaagtcaAAACCTTcatacctttttatcgataaaaCCAAACGTACTAGGATACGAAAGGACAAATATGAAGGGTCATGAgacaaaataaaagttcaagaatCAGAAACTCTTCATTCTCATTACATTCGGAATCAGAAATTCAACAGAGAAAGTTAGTAATGGATAAGAAATGTCATGAATAGACAATTAAAAATCTGCAACATAAACAGCTTATTCAGTAATTGTCAGAATTCTCGATAGTCTTAACACCAACTTGTCGAACTAGaacaatataaataaagaaCTTAACAGCTACAACAACTCAAAGGGCATGCCTAGTCTTGAATGACATGAACTCAAATGTACTGAGAAAAGAAGTGAGAACTTATATTCCAAGGGTTACCAGCAACTTAACACGTGATCGTGACGCACTTAAAACAAACACATAATAACCGAGCAACAAAAATGTATTTACCACGGAAGAATGAGCACGGAAACTAGACACCACAGTGGCATCCACAAGATCCCAGAAGTAAACATAGCCATCCTCAGATCCACCAGCCACATAAGCATCCGTGTTGGTAAGGCAGCAATCCAATTTGTACGACTGAAGCAGAACCACCCAAAGTAGATAAATAAAATGAACTTTGAACTTATAGTATTGACTTAAATCTCTGACACCCCagctttcaaattaaataaaaagtaaaaggcATCGAACCAACTATCAAAGTCAAATGAAGCATCAACAAGCTAACCTTACAAGTGTGGCCTTTGTATTCTTGCAACAGTTCACTAGTTGACCTGCCACGCATAAATGGTTACGATCCATACAAACAAAACCAGAAACAATCTGGATTCAAAGTAGAGAATCATTCAAACCAAAAAGGAATGTACCTGTCCAAAAGGCGCAAAGTAGAATCTAGGCAACTTGCTAATAAGCAATTGCCGTCATTCGACATAGAAATACAATTGACAGGCTGTCCTAAGTCATCAACTATTTCTCTACATGAAAATTCAACAAAACATAAACCATCAAAAGATACCAGTTGTCCAAATCTTAAGCATGAAGAATAACAATAGCATTTGCAAATCTGCTACACATACCTACCAATACGAATATCAAATGTTCTAACCGTCCCATCAACACTTCCACCAATAATTTCAGTTTTCGTCAAACAAACAGACATAACACTATCTTGAAATGCATCAATTACCTAATGAATACCAAATTCAATTAATATCAATAAATCAAAGATTAGCTAGTGAAAATgcaaaaaaacaataataaaagaaaagaaaacctGAATAGGCTCAGTACTATGAGACCTACAGTCCCAAGTACGTAAAGACTGGTCATACCCGGCTGATACTACAACGGAGGAATACTCATTAAACTTAACAGCATTCACCTATCCAttcaaaaataacaatagaaagaattaataaataaataaataggatatatgtaatttttagagttattatcataaaatatccCTACCCTCacatttttttcgatttaaacaCATTCTGCCAAACATGGCACCACACATTCCAAcctttccaaacttttcatcctACAGCCCAAAGCCATTTTAGGCATTTCTTTCTGCAAAAACGATATCGTTTTGGCCATGTTGAATCATAAAAACGGCAACATGTAAGTATAAATGCCACGAAATGAAACATCGGGCACTTTTATGcttaaaaattgaaagattgGGATGTATCGTCCCAAATTTGGTAAAATGTGCTTAAATCAAAGGAAAAAAAAGCGGAAGGTGGGATATCGTATGACAATcctaatttttatgtattactacataataaataaaacagAAGCATataccaaaataaataaaaatatgaaataccTCGCTATCATGGCCACGAAATTTTCGAATAACACGACCAGTTGCTACATCCCAGTAAAAAACTTGCCGATCACCACCGCAAGATACTAACTTTGAGTTGTCCCTAGCAATGATGATAATAATCAGTAGTGGGAAAAATTGTACTAAAAGTTTGTAAAATgtataaaattgacaaaatataaattttatgcaTTGCCCAGCATAAGCTCTTAGGTCGGcctgataataataataataataattaacgaaaattgttaaaatgaaTTTGATTAGAGAGAGGGGGATGAGAGATTACGAAGTGACGTGGACATCACGGACTTCACGGCCGTGAGATTTGTAGGTTTTGATGTGGAGGCCACGGTGAGGGTTCCAGAGGCGGATGGTGCGGTCTTTGCCGCAGCTGAGACAATAATTACCGTCGGCGTTGAATCGTGCGGCTAAAACTGCTCCTTCGTGGCCTTTTAAGGTGTTTGATTCATTGCGTGGCAAATCGGAGACGCTCATCTTCGACTGGTGACTTGTTCACTACAGTTTTTTCAGGCGGGAATGTTTTGTTAATTTAGCAATTTTGATTGGCGATGAGAAGGGAACTGGTTGATTTGATGCAAATGCTATCGCAATTAAAGTATCATACGGTATCGTTTAGAGAATAGCTAAGCTTACAACTTTAGGGGGAAATTATCGGCTTAAGTGACAATTTACTCTCTCAATTTCCAAACAATTGTCAATTAGCACAGATTTTAATTTTACAgtcaatttagttttaaatttgttttctttAACAGTTTAGGTTATTTTTATACATGATTTGGCGTGTGTTTTTCACTTTCgataataattattatgataaaatgagacaaattgatgaaaagaaaactaaatttatgaataaactgactataaaattaaaatatgtggtAATTGATTATCGCTTGTAAGTTGAGGCGGAAAATTTCCGCTTAAGTCGAAAATTGATACTCATAAAGTCTTGCCTATTATAATTTTCTGTTGAATCATCAAAAAATATCTcacttttttttgattttttttttgtatatgatctaaacttttaaaagcgtcaattttaattcattttttatttttaatttcatatttaataacttaattaaattagagTGAAAAAAATGCTCAAATATACTTTTGAAGCTGGAAATTTTAATAGTAAAAAGTCAAATTGAAAAAACTTAAGACTTTTATTAACCAattaacataatttaattgaaaaaaaaaatattcacaaaaaatattttaaaagaactttattttctcaataaaatattaaattaatagaaatagtaatatataaaattataaatctataaATACTAAACGGTTTACATGCATTTGctagttataaattataatttataatatttgaactAATTCAcctattcaaaaaaataatttaatttttttatatataatttgaatttttatagttttcttatttgttagaaaaaaaataatagaatggaattaatttttttattagactaTACTAAAAGATTTATTCTATAAATTTCTTTTGTCTAATTATTAGCGAGAGTTACGTTTTAAAtagttatatggttaaaaatcataaaaccgtaaaatcagaacgttttaaaTAGTTAACTGGTTTAATGGttaaccattttaaattttaggtttaggcttttaattttgaaaaccaTACTATTATGAACCAGTTTACAATACCTTCAtgaaccggttaaccggtccatgtcCACCCctatatatattgataaatttaaaaagaaatactatattctaaaaaagaaaatatagtttaacaaaataaaaaaaacatcatcCATtgctaataaaataaaataaaataaaaattatagcttttagcaatttaaatatatttttcaaattataacataaaaagtataattattttttgtattttatagtCTTATGATGTCGTTTTATTCATTGAAAACGCTAAAATCAGCATCATTAATAAAGGAAAGATGCTTTTATGGTACCAAtaccgaaaaataaaaagttaaattttacagtgccaaaatttaaaaaattgttgtTAAGCCACTACAAATGTAAAAGGTAATTTTTTTTGCAGATACCCCACATATTTATCAGTATATTTGTTGTCTGTTAACTTATTAGACAGTTcgtgaaatataaaatttaatttctatccaatttttttttttaaaaataaaatttataattatttttaataattttctatgaaatactaatttaaaaaaaagtcaaaagatattaaaaaaatattcaaatgttTATTAAGATATCAGAACGTATTTACCTATATAAAATTGTATTTACCtatgttaaaaaaaagtaattgtaattatttaaaattaataaaaagctAAGACGCTATGAAAAAATCCTTTTGATTTGAACTATATAAAacttcataaatataaaaagtgtAGAAGCTATTTGATCGAGAATCATATAAGTGGTGCTCTCTCTAGGTAGAGTGAGTGAGAaacaccattttttttaaaagaaaagacaGTTTCAATCCTCACATTTGGTGGGCGGGAGGCGCTGATCTCTTGTCTTTGGTTGGAAGTCATTATCTCTCCGTTTGTTATGTCTATGTATATATTTCgtgtttttttctttcaataaattGCTCTGTTGTGAAGCTTGCAGTGTGGTTTTATAGTCTTTTTGCAGTTTATGTATGTACATAGTTAAGTATGAGTTTGTCGAGTGTTTTACGAATTCAATTAAGATCTTATTGTTCTAGGCGATCACCTATTTCGATTCTTGATTAATCATGTTTTATGAAGttttttttcagtttgtttTGTCACGGATTTACGTTGGTTTCCACAACTTTTACAACGTTTTAAGTTTCCAGCTACAACTTTCTTCAACCTTGTATTAAATTCCAGCGCAGTTATTTTAATTCACTTTTTTAAAGGGTTGTAAGACAGATTTGCAATCAAGTCACTTATAATTATAGCATAGGCCCTTGTGCGAAAGTTTTGTGTGATTTAGcttttgccacttcttgtggccttttataataccattattcataaaaaaaaggcctaatgtcttaaaacaacccgaccttttagcctcttttcaatcataccctgacattaaaaatttgtcaattttaccctattttgcatttatgtgtttcaattgtaccctgaaaaattaaattaacgtcttttgcgtttggaaatttgtttaaaacattctccatgtctcgcatatattaattgtatagttttaaaatttatttaaatttagttaaattaattaagaatttaaattagtgttaatttgattatggtttttagttagtttttaaaaataaaggatttatttgtacttttttgaataaaaaagaatttaatttcatgtttagacttaattaattgaatgatttcatcatttaagtaaaaaaattaacaaaaattaaaatattggggtacaattgaaaacgaaaaattcaaaagtggttaaaattgacaaattttcaacgtcgatgtggaattgaaaaaaagtttaaaggtgaggggtttttgagtgattaggccaaaaaaaaatttatagcaTAGGCAATTTATTTTTGtcagatttataaatttatcctgTATCTTACAATGTAACTGATTTTGTTCTTGAATTAATACAGTGATATCCATAACTGTCTTGTTAATGAAAATgtgaattttctatttttaatgtatataaagataattttttgaatttcatAACTTTACATTATCCATTTATAacattgattaaaaataaacattatatAGGTAGAGTATGCAATTGTACAATAATGTActcaaactcaaaattatttttcaatttagacAACTAGATATAATTATGAATGTGTAAAGAATTTTATGAACTTCAATGCATTGAATTGTAGTGATCCGTTTGTGCTTTAATGTACACACTACTTAAGAACAAATCATTtccttcaattaattttattctgTTACAAAATCCTTCATCTTCTTACTTATGAAcattttatatgattatatataacaataacCCCAATTAAtacagttttaattataattaaatttgatcaGTTACATGTCAAGAAACCCATGATTATCACTTCTTAATTATTCCTATGCATTTCTCCTATAAAAAAACCCTCAAGCATCTGATAATTCTTACCATTTTTAATCATTTCTCACAATTCTTACATAGCAAATGGCTTGCAAAGTtgtgtttctccttttatgCCTTACTTTTGTGATTGCAAGTACATCTGCAATTAGGGACATTCCCATCAAAATTACCAGCGGCAGTGGAAA containing:
- the LOC126654436 gene encoding uncharacterized protein LOC126654436; the encoded protein is MSVSDLPRNESNTLKGHEGAVLAARFNADGNYCLSCGKDRTIRLWNPHRGLHIKTYKSHGREVRDVHVTSDNSKLVSCGGDRQVFYWDVATGRVIRKFRGHDSEVNAVKFNEYSSVVVSAGYDQSLRTWDCRSHSTEPIQVIDAFQDSVMSVCLTKTEIIGGSVDGTVRTFDIRIGREIVDDLGQPVNCISMSNDGNCLLASCLDSTLRLLDRSTSELLQEYKGHTCKSYKLDCCLTNTDAYVAGGSEDGYVYFWDLVDATVVSSFRAHSSVVTSVSYHPKDNCMITASVDGTIRVWKT